The Variovorax sp. S12S4 genome includes the window GGCGCCATGGCCGCCGTTCTGGGCATGGAAGCTGGCAAGGTCGTGGCGGGCTGCGCGGAAGCCACCGCGTCTTTCGGCGCGGGCAGCGCCGAGATCGTCGAAGCCGTGAATTTCAACGATCCGATGCAAACCGTGATCGCAGGCAGCAAGGCGGCTGTCGACAAGGCCTGCGAGCTGCTCAAGGCCAATGGCGCCAAGCGCGCGTTGCTGTTGCCCGTGTCGGCCCCGTTCCATTCGAGCCTGATGAAGCCCGCGGCCGAAGCGCTGCGCGAAAAGCTCAGCACCATCACCCTCGCCGCGCCCCAGATTCCGGTACTCAACAATATTGACGTGGCCGTGGAAACCGATCCGGCCCGCATCCGCGAAGCCCTGGTGCGCCAGGCCGCCGGCCCGGTTCGCTGGGTTGAAAGCGTGCAGGCCTTGAAACTGCGCGGTGTAGCCGCCATCATCGAGTGCGGGCCCGGCAAGGTGCTGGCCGGAATGGTCAAGCGCATCGCCCCCGAGCTCGAAGCCGCGTCGGTGTACGACCCGGCAACGCTCGCGGACACCCGACAACTGCTCGCCGCCTGAACGGCGAAAGGCCCGGACACTTCTTTTATGAGCATTCCCAAATTCGAAGGGCAAGTCGCCCTGGTCACCGGCGCGTCGCGCGGCATTGGCGCAGCCATTGCGCTCGAGCTCGCCCAGCGCGGCCTCAAGGTGGTTGGCACCGGCACCACCGAAGAAGGCGCGGCCAAGATCACTTCGGCGCTCAGCGCCTTCGGCGGCCGCGGCCGCGCACTTGACGTGAACGACGGTGCCGCCGTCGAGGCGTTGATTGACGAGATCGTGAAGGCCTATGGGGCCATCCACGTGCTGGTCAACAACGCCGGCATCACGCGCGACACGCTCGCCATGCGCATGAAGGACGACGACTGGGATGCCGTGCTTGCCACCAATCTCAAGGCTGTGTTCGGCCTTTCGCGCGCGGTGATTCGCCCGATGATGAAGCAGCGCTACGGCCGCATCATCAGTATCACCAGCGTGGTCGGCGCCTCCGGCAATGCAGGCCAGGCCAACTACGCGGCAGCCAAGGCCGGCGTTGCCGGCATGACCCGCGCGCTGGCACGTGAACTCGGCAGCCGCAACATCACGGTCAACTGCGTCGCGCCTGGTTTCATCGAAACCGACATGACCGCCAGCCTGCCCGAGGCACAGCAACAGGCGCTGCTCCAGCAGATTCCGCTGGGCCACCTGGGCAAGCCGGCCGACATCGCGCATGCGGTGGCGTATCTCGCATCTCCGCAGGCTTCCTATGTGACGGGGCAGGAACTGCACGTCAACGGCGGCATGCACATGTAATTGGCCGCAAGGCGCAATCTTTCCCCGTCCCGGGTGCACGGCAAATGCCACAATGCGCCCGGCTAAAATCCACCGATTACCTACAACCCTCAGAGGGAACCAAATGAGCGATATCGAAGCACGTGTCAAGAAAATCATCGCCGAGCAACTCGGCGTGGAAGAGTCCCAAGTAACGAACGAAAAGGCCTTCGTGGCCGACCTCGGCGCGGACTCGCTCGACACGGTCGAACTGGTGATGGCACTCGAAGACGAATTCGGCATTGAAATTCCGGATGAAGACGCCGAGAAGATCACCACGGTGCAAAACGCCGTCGACTACGCCACCAAGAATCAAAAGGCCTGATCGGGCCGGCTGCAACTGCGACGGCCGGCGGCGCTTCTTTCAAGCACCGTACGCGCCGCCAGCAGCTGTTCAGCGCTTCCAGAAAGGTTTGCCGGCATGACCAAACGCCGCGTCGTCGTGACCGGACTCGGTTGCATCGCTCCTGTCGGAAACACCGCAACCGAGTCCTGGGCCAACCTGTTGGCCGGGAAGTCGGGCATTGCGAACATCACCGCATTCGATGCAAGCGCCTTCGCCTGCAAGTTCGCAGGTGAGGTGAAGGGTTTCGACATCACCCAATACATCTCGGAGAAAGAAGCGCGCCACATGGACCGCTTCATTCATCTGGGGCTTGCCGCCGCCATCCAGGCGGTGCAGGACAGCGGACTGCCGACCGGCGAAGCGCTGTCGTACGAAGAAGCCGTGCGCATCGGCTGCAATATCGGCTCCGGCATTGGCGGCCTGCCGATGATCGAAGAGACGCATGGCGAATACGCCAGCCGCGGCCCGCGCCGCATTTCGCCGTTCTTCGTGCCGGCTTCGATCATCAACATGATCTCGGGCCACGTGTCGATCAAGTACGGCTTCAAGGGCCCGAACATTGCCGTGGTCACCGCCTGCACCACCGGCCTGCACGCCATCGGCACCTCGGCGCGCATGATCGAATACGGCGATGCCGACGTCATGATCGCGGGCGGCGCCGAGTCGACCATTTCTCCGCTCGGCATCGGCGGCTTTACCGCGCCGCGTGCACTGAGCACGCGCAACGACGATCCCGCCGCGGCCTCGCGTCCGTGGGACAAGGACCGCGACGGTTTCGTGCTGGGCGAGGGCGCCGGCGTGCTGGTGCTCGAAGAGTACAAACACGCCAAGGCGCGCGGCGCCAAGATCTACGCGGAAGTGGCGGGCTTCGGCCTGACCGGCGACGCGTACCACATGACGGCGCCCGACGTCGACGGCCCGAGCCGCTCGATGGCCATGGCGCTCGCCAATGCGGGCGTGAATGCGGACCAGGTGCAGTACCTGAATGCCCATGGCACTTCCACGCAGATCGGCGACCTCAACGAGACCAATGCGGTCAAGAGGACTTTCGGCGATCACGCGAAGAAGCTGGTCGTGAACTCGACCAAGTCGATGACCGGCCACTTGCTGGGCGGTGCCGGTGGCATCGAGTCGGTGTTCACGGTGCTCGCACTGCATCACCAGAAGAGCCCGCCGACCATCAACATCTTCAACCAGGACCCGGAGTGCGACCTCGACTACTGCGCCAATACGGCGCGCGATCTCAAGATCGATGTCGCGGTCAAGAACAACTTCGGCTTCGGCGGCACCAACGGCACGCTGGTGTTCAAGCGCGCTTGAGCGTTGCTCTTTCATGCACAGCGCACCGTCGGTGACCTATCCGGTGGGGCGCTCGCGCGGCGCAACCCGGATACTGATTGCCACCTGGGCCCTGGGCGCCTGCTGTGCAGGCCTCTCTTGCTATCTCTTCGATAGTGCCGGATGGCGCCAACTGCTCCTGGTTCTGAGTGTTCTGTTCGCCGGCATCGCGGCCGCGCTCGGCCTGCGAAGCGACGGCGCTGGCGTGTTGCACTTCGACGGGCTCCATTGGACCCTGACGGGTACCGACCGGGGCCGCGCCGTTCATGCCGCGCAGGCTTCCGTGGCGCTCGATCTTCAATCGCTGCTGCTGGTCCGACTGACCGAGCCAGGCCGCGCCGCGCGTTGGATATGGATTGAACAGCGCGCCCAGCCTGAGCGCTGGCGCGATTTGCGCCGTGCGGTATATTCGCGCCCCCCGTCCGCCTCGCCTGCCGCAGAGCCTTGGCGGGCGACCGTGCCGGCCGACGCGCCCTGAACCTCCCCGATGACCACTTCTCCGCCGCCAGTGCCACCGGACTCCGGCTTGACCGATGTGTCCGTCGAGGCGCCGCGCCCGGGTGAGGTCGATCTCCAGCTCGTCCAGCGCACGGTGGCGGGCGACCAGAAGGCGTTCGAGCTGCTGGTCATCAAATACCAGCGCCGGATCGAGCGCCTGATCGGGCGCATGGTGCGCGATGTCGACCTGGTCGAAGATATCGCGCAGGAAACCTTTATTCGGGCCTATCGGGCGCTTCACCAGTTCCGTGGCGACGCCCAGTTCTACACCTGGCTTTACCGGATTGCGGTCAACACCGCCAAGAAGGCGCTGGTCGACATGAAGCGCGACCCCACCATCTCCGAAAGCGCCTTGCGGCCGTCTTCTGACGAAGACGATGAAACTTACCGCCCCGGAAACGAACCAATCAGCGACGAAACCCCCGAATCGGTGCTGGCGGCAAACGAAATCGCCAGCGTGGTCGAAGCGGCCATGGAAGCATTGCCTGCCGAACTGCGGCAGGCAGTCACCCTTCGCGAGATCGAGGGCATGAGTTACGAAGAGATTGCCGAGGTCATGGATTGCCCTATCGGCACGGTGCGTTCGCGTATTTTCCGGGCGCGCGAGGCCATTTCGGCCAGGGTCAAACCGCTGCTGGACAACCAGTCGGGCAAGCGTTGGTAGGTAAGCAGGTGAATGAAATGAATCAGACGATGACGGCTCGTGAACAGGTGTCCGCACTGGCGGACGGTCATTTGCAGGGCGACGACTTCGCGCGGGCCATCGAAGCCGTCTGCGCCGAAGACGATGCGCGCGCTGCCTGGCGCTCCTATCACCTCGTGGGCGATGTTCTGCGCTCGGGTGCCCATGCGCCTTGCAGCGACAGCAACGCGTTCCTGACCCGGTTCCAGCAGCGCCTTGCGGCTGAGCCCGTGGTTGCAACCCCGATCCTGGCGCCGGTAACGGCCACCAAGGTGGTCACGCTGCAGCGCAGGGCCGATGCCGCCAACGAGCCGGTGTTCCGCTGGAAGCTGGTGGCCGGCGCCGCGTCGCTGGTGGCCGTGGCCGCCATCAGCTGGACATTGGTGGGCAACGGAGCGGGTTTCCCGTCTTCCGGGGCGCAGATTGCGGCCCAGCAGCAACCGGCCGCCAATTCGGTACTCGCCGCTGCAGCGGTCAACAGCCAATCGCCTGCGGCCAATACCCTGACGCCGACCCGCGTGATGGTCGGTAACGGCAGCCCGCAGGTCATGCTGCGCGACCCGCGGCTCGACCAGTTGCTCGAAGCGCACCAGCAGGCCGGCGGCGCTTCGCAAATGCCTTCGGGCTTTTTGCGCAACGCGACCTTCGAGGGGCCCACGCGCTGATTGCGCGCCTGTCGCTCCCAATGACCGTTCAGATGCCGATCTCCGTACGCGCGTTCGCGCTGGTGTTCACTGCTTTCTGCCTTGCGCAGGTCGCGACCGCACAGACCCGTTCAGGTCCGGTGAATGCAAAGGGAGCGGCCTCGGCGCAAGCCGGTGACGCTCCGCCGGCCATGGGTGTGGTCGAGTGGCTTCAGCGCATGCACACGGGAGCCCGGCAACGCAACTACGTGGGCACTTTCGTGGTTTCGGCAGCGGGCGGCGATCTTTCGAGCGCGCGCATCTGGCATGTGCGCGACGGCGACCTGCAGATCGAACGCATCGAGGCGCTGTCGGGGCCGCCGCGCTCGACTTTCAGGCGCAACCACCACGTCATGACCTTCCTGCCCGAGGCAAAGGTCGTAAAGGTCGAAAAGCGCGAAAACCTCGACCTTTTCCCCAACCTGCCCGACAAGCCGGATTCGTCGATCGGCGACTTCTACGACGTCCGCGCCATCGGCAAGGACCGTGTGGCGGGCTTCGACGCCGATGTCGTGCAGCTGGTGCCGCACGACACCCTGCGCTTCGGCTACCGCATCTGGAGCGAGCGCCGCTCCGGTCTCGTCATCAAGCTGCAGACCGTGGACGGCGATTCCCGCGTGGTGGAGCAATCGGCGTTTTCCGAATTGCAGCTCGATGCTCCGGTCAAGGCGCAGGCCCTCGCGCAGATGATGACCAATACAAGCGGTTACCGCATCGAGAAGCTGGAGCTCGAGCGCACCAGCGCGCAAGACGAGGGCTGGGTTCTCAAGACACCGGTGGCCGGCTTCAAGCCGCGCAGCTTCTATCGGCGCCCGGCCGGCGGCGACAAAACAGGGCAGGACCGCACCGTTCAGTGGACTTTCTCCGATGGCCTGGCTTCGGTGTCGCTTTTCATCGAGCGCTACGATGAAAAGCGTGCACCGCGCGACGGCGTGCTGACCATTGGCGCAACCAACGCGATTCGCCGGCGGTTGCCCGAGCCGGCAAGCGACTGGTGGCTCACCGCCGTGGGCGAGGTGCCGCAGCAGACGCTCAACGCGTTTGCCCAAAGCCTCGCGCGCACGCGTTGACCCGGCGCACATGCGCAGTTGGCGCTGAACCAAGTCCGCATCACAGACTCATAGCTCTTCTTTTGGTCGCTCTGTTCTTTTGAAAGAAAACCGATGATGTTCAAAGTCGAGGGACACAAGCTTCGTTCCTATCTCTTCGCATTCGGCCTGGCCTGTTCGGCCAGCGTGGGTTTCCTGCCGGTAACGTCGGCCATCGCCCAGACGCCCCAGACACCGCAAGCGCGCGGCTTGCCCGACTTCGCCGATCTGGTCGAGCAGGTCGGGCCTGCCGTGGTCGGGATCCGCACCGTCGAGAAGGTTTCCTCTCGCAGCGGTGGCGGTGGAGAAATGGACGAGGAAATGCAGGAGTTCTTCCGGCGCTTCTTCGGACAGCCGCTGCCCGGCAATCCGCGTCCGGGCCCGCGTCCCAACCGGCCGCAGCCCCAGGAAGAAGAGCGTCCGCGCGGCGTGGGCTCGGGCTTCATCCTGACGGCGGACGGCTATGTGATGACCAATGCCCACGTCATCGAGGATGCGTCGGAGATCCTGGTCACGCTCACCGACAAGCGCGAGTTCAAGGCCAAGCTGATCGGCGCCGACAAGCGCAGCGACGTCGCGGTGGTCAAGATCGAGGCCACGGGCTTGCCCGTGGTGAAGGTTGGCGACATCTCGAAGCTGCGCGTCGGCGAATGGGTGATGGCCATCGGCTCGCCCTTCGGCCTGGAGAACACCGTCACCGCCGGCATCGTGAGCGCAAAGCAGCGCGACACCGGCGACCTGGTGCCGCTGATCCAGACCGACGTTGCCATCAACCCGGGCAATTCGGGCGGCCCGCTCATCAACCTGCGCGGCGAGGTGGTCGGCATCAACAGCCAGATTTACTCGCGCTCCGGCGGCTACATGGGCATTTCGTTCTCGATCCCGATCGACGAGGCGATCCGCGTCAGCGACCAGCTGCGCACCACCGGCCGCGTCTCGCGCGGCCTGATCGGCGTGACCATCGGTTCTGTCTCGAAGGACGTTGCCGAGTCCCTTGGCCTCGGCAAGGCGCGCGGCGCCGTGGTGAGCAGTGTGGTGCCGGGCTCGGCGGCCGACAAGGCCGGTGTGCGCGAAGGCGACATCATCACCAAGTACGGCGAGAAGGTCATCGAAACGCCGAGCGATCTCTCGCGCTCGGTGGCCAGCACCAAGCCGGGCGTGAAGAGCACGCTGACCGTATTCCGCAACGGCAGCTCGCGTGAACTTTCGATCACCGTGGCGGAAGGCGACCCCGAGACCAAGCCAACGAGCAAGCGCCAGTCGGACCGCGAGGAGCCGCAGGCCAAGCCGTCGTCCACCGCCGGAAAGTCGATCGGCCTCGTGGTCAGCGACCTGACGGACGCGCAGAAGAAGGAGCTCAAGGCGCGCGGCGTGCGTATCGACGCGGCGACCGATGCCGCCGCGCGGGCCGGTCTTCGCGAGGGCGACGTGATTCTTTCGGTGGGCAATATCGAAGTGACGAGCGTCAAGGAATTCGAATCCGCCTTGGCCAAGGCCGACAAGAACAAGCCGCTCAGCGTGCTGTTCCGCCGCGGCGAGTGGGCGCAATATGCCCTGATCCGACCCGCACGCTGAACTGGCGCTGCCGTCAAGTGGCCCCACCCGACAGTCGGGTTTGGGGCCTTTTTTGAGGTGTTTGCGACGCTCGACAGCCCGGTCCAAAAAAATTTTTGGGCCGCGAAGAGTCGTCATTTTGTTTGTGTTCACTAACTTATCGATGGGCTTAGGACGGTTTTCGGTAGAATAGGAGCCCTTGGGCGGTGGGTCCATGCATAAGGAAGGTGAATTCCTTCACGATGCGAGATGTCAGACAGCAGTCCACCGCTGCTCCACAGATCGCCCACAAGTTGTTCATCGAGTGCTCCACCGATCCTGTGGATAAGTTGTTTATATCTTTCATGTTGTGGACCCGCAACGACCCGTTTTGACCCTGTCCCCGGATGTACGTGCCTCCCTTTTTGCCTACAATGAAGTTCCAACTACTGCAGTTGCCATTGCTTGTTGGTTCAGGGCGCGTCTCCAGAAGACGCGCCCTTTTTTCTTGCCTGTCGCACTCTGCGCACGAGCCAATTCAAGTACTTAAGCGTTCCCGTTGATGAATCACATCAGAAATTTTTCGATCATTGCGCACATCGATCACGGCAAGTCGACGCTCGCCGATCGTTTGATCCAGCGTTGCGGCGGTCTTGCGGAACGCGATATGGAAGCGCAGGTGCTCGACTCGATGGACATCGAAAAAGAGCGTGGGATAACCATCAAGGCGCAGACCGCTGCGCTGCATTACAAGGCGCTCGACGGACAGGTCTACAACCTCAATCTGATCGACACGCCGGGCCACGTCGACTTCTCTTATGAAGTGAGCCGCTCGTTGTCGGCGTGCGAAGGTGCGCTGCTCGTTGTCGATGCATCGCAAGGTGTCGAAGCGCAGACAGTGGCCAACTGCTACACCGCGCTCGACCTCGGTGTGGAAGTGGTGCCGGTGCTCAACAAGATGGACTTGCCGAACGCGGACCCCGACAACGCGCGCAAGGAAGTCGAAGACGTGATCGGCATCGACGCGACCGATGCGATTCCGTGTTCCGCCAAGACAGGTCTCGGCATCGAGGAGATCCTCGAAGCCATCGTGCACAAGATGCCGCCGCCGCGCGGCAACCCCGACGGCCCGCTGCGCGCGATGATCGTCGACAGCTGGTTCGATCCGTACGTGGGCGTGGTCATGCTGGTGCGCGTGGTGGACGGCCGGCTCGTCAAGGGCGAGCGCATCAAGATGATGGCGTCCGGCGCGATGTACAACGCCGACAACATCGGCGTCTTCACGCCGGCCAACGAACCGCGCGCATCGCTCGAGGCGGGCGAGGTGGGCTACATCATCGCGGGCATCAAGGAGCTGCAGGCCGCCAAGGTCGGCGACACCGTGACGCTCATCAAGCCGGGCACGGGCGGCGCGGCCGCCACCGCCACCGAGGCGCTGCCGGGCTTCAAGGAAATCCAGCCGCAGGTGTTTGCCGGCCTCTACCCGACCGAAGCCAGCGAGTACGACTCGCTGCGCGACGCGCTGGAAAAACTCAAGCTCAACGACTCGTCGCTGCGCTACGAGCCCGAGGTGAGCCAGGCACTGGGCTTCGGCTTCCGCTGCGGCTTCCTGGGCCTGCTGCACATGGAAATCGTGCAGGAGCGGCTCGAGCGCGAGTTCGACCAGGACCTGATCACCACCGCGCCGAGCGTGGTGTACCAGGTGGTGCGCAACGACGGCGAAGTCATCATGGTCGAGAACCCGTCCAAGATGCCCGACGTCGGCAAGATGAGCGAGATTCGCGAGCCGATCGTCACCGTGCACCTCTACATGCCGCAGGAATACGTGGGCGCGGTGATGACGCTGGCCAACCAGAAGCGCGGCGTGCAGATGAACATGGCCTACCACGGCCGCCAGGTCATGCTGACCTACGAAATGCCGCTCGGCGAAATCGTGCTCGACTTCTTCGACAAGCTGAAGTCGGTGAGCCGCGGCTACGCCTCCATGGACTACGAGTTCAAGGAGTACCGCGCGTCCGACGTGGTCAAGGTCGACATCCTGCTGAACGGCGAGAAGGTCGACGCGCTGTCCATCATCGTGCACCGCACCCAGTCGCAGTACCGCGGCCGGGCGGTGGTGTCGAAGATGCGCGAGATCATTTCGCGCCAGATGTTCGACGTTGCCATCCAGGCGGCCATCGGGGTGAACATCATTGCGCGTGAGACAATCAAGGCGCTGCGCAAGAACGTTCTTGCCAAGTGCTACGGCGGCGACATCACCCGCAAGAAAAAGCTGCTCGAGAAGCAGAAAGCGGGCAAGAAAAGAATGAAGCAGATCGGCTCCGTCGAGGTCCCGCAAGAGGCCTTCCTCGCGATTCTGCAAGTCGAAGACTGATCTCAAAAATGGCATTCATCACTACTCTGGTCCTCGCGGCCTTCACCGGCTACGTCGGTGCCTGGTACTTTGGTGCCATTGAAGGCAACTTCGCGCTGCTCCTGTTCTGCGCCACCGTGGTCACCGGGCTCTACTGGCTGGCCGAGCGCTTCTACTTCCTGCCGCGCCGCGAGCGCGCCGCCGCCGCGCTCGAGGCTTCGCTGAGCGAGCGCAACGCCCGCCTGGCCGGCCAGGGCATCACGCAGGTGGACACGGTCGACGCCAAGGCGAGCGAGCGCCTGCTCATGCAGCCGTGGTGGCTCGACTGGACGGCCGGGCTGTTCCCGGTGATCCTGGTGGTGTTCCTGCTGCGCTCGTTCCTGTACGAGCCCTT containing:
- the fabD gene encoding ACP S-malonyltransferase — translated: MKSFAFVFPGQGSQAVGMLDAWGDHPAVVETLREASEALGEDIAALIKSGPKEELALTTNTQPVMLVAGVAAWRAWLAEGGAAPSVVAGHSLGEYSALVASGVLTLAQAAPLVRFRARAMQQAVPVGTGAMAAVLGMEAGKVVAGCAEATASFGAGSAEIVEAVNFNDPMQTVIAGSKAAVDKACELLKANGAKRALLLPVSAPFHSSLMKPAAEALREKLSTITLAAPQIPVLNNIDVAVETDPARIREALVRQAAGPVRWVESVQALKLRGVAAIIECGPGKVLAGMVKRIAPELEAASVYDPATLADTRQLLAA
- the fabG gene encoding 3-oxoacyl-ACP reductase FabG translates to MSIPKFEGQVALVTGASRGIGAAIALELAQRGLKVVGTGTTEEGAAKITSALSAFGGRGRALDVNDGAAVEALIDEIVKAYGAIHVLVNNAGITRDTLAMRMKDDDWDAVLATNLKAVFGLSRAVIRPMMKQRYGRIISITSVVGASGNAGQANYAAAKAGVAGMTRALARELGSRNITVNCVAPGFIETDMTASLPEAQQQALLQQIPLGHLGKPADIAHAVAYLASPQASYVTGQELHVNGGMHM
- the acpP gene encoding acyl carrier protein, whose translation is MSDIEARVKKIIAEQLGVEESQVTNEKAFVADLGADSLDTVELVMALEDEFGIEIPDEDAEKITTVQNAVDYATKNQKA
- the fabF gene encoding beta-ketoacyl-ACP synthase II, giving the protein MTKRRVVVTGLGCIAPVGNTATESWANLLAGKSGIANITAFDASAFACKFAGEVKGFDITQYISEKEARHMDRFIHLGLAAAIQAVQDSGLPTGEALSYEEAVRIGCNIGSGIGGLPMIEETHGEYASRGPRRISPFFVPASIINMISGHVSIKYGFKGPNIAVVTACTTGLHAIGTSARMIEYGDADVMIAGGAESTISPLGIGGFTAPRALSTRNDDPAAASRPWDKDRDGFVLGEGAGVLVLEEYKHAKARGAKIYAEVAGFGLTGDAYHMTAPDVDGPSRSMAMALANAGVNADQVQYLNAHGTSTQIGDLNETNAVKRTFGDHAKKLVVNSTKSMTGHLLGGAGGIESVFTVLALHHQKSPPTINIFNQDPECDLDYCANTARDLKIDVAVKNNFGFGGTNGTLVFKRA
- the rpoE gene encoding RNA polymerase sigma factor RpoE codes for the protein MTTSPPPVPPDSGLTDVSVEAPRPGEVDLQLVQRTVAGDQKAFELLVIKYQRRIERLIGRMVRDVDLVEDIAQETFIRAYRALHQFRGDAQFYTWLYRIAVNTAKKALVDMKRDPTISESALRPSSDEDDETYRPGNEPISDETPESVLAANEIASVVEAAMEALPAELRQAVTLREIEGMSYEEIAEVMDCPIGTVRSRIFRAREAISARVKPLLDNQSGKRW
- a CDS encoding sigma-E factor negative regulatory protein; translation: MNQTMTAREQVSALADGHLQGDDFARAIEAVCAEDDARAAWRSYHLVGDVLRSGAHAPCSDSNAFLTRFQQRLAAEPVVATPILAPVTATKVVTLQRRADAANEPVFRWKLVAGAASLVAVAAISWTLVGNGAGFPSSGAQIAAQQQPAANSVLAAAAVNSQSPAANTLTPTRVMVGNGSPQVMLRDPRLDQLLEAHQQAGGASQMPSGFLRNATFEGPTR
- a CDS encoding MucB/RseB C-terminal domain-containing protein, yielding MTVQMPISVRAFALVFTAFCLAQVATAQTRSGPVNAKGAASAQAGDAPPAMGVVEWLQRMHTGARQRNYVGTFVVSAAGGDLSSARIWHVRDGDLQIERIEALSGPPRSTFRRNHHVMTFLPEAKVVKVEKRENLDLFPNLPDKPDSSIGDFYDVRAIGKDRVAGFDADVVQLVPHDTLRFGYRIWSERRSGLVIKLQTVDGDSRVVEQSAFSELQLDAPVKAQALAQMMTNTSGYRIEKLELERTSAQDEGWVLKTPVAGFKPRSFYRRPAGGDKTGQDRTVQWTFSDGLASVSLFIERYDEKRAPRDGVLTIGATNAIRRRLPEPASDWWLTAVGEVPQQTLNAFAQSLARTR
- a CDS encoding DegQ family serine endoprotease translates to MMFKVEGHKLRSYLFAFGLACSASVGFLPVTSAIAQTPQTPQARGLPDFADLVEQVGPAVVGIRTVEKVSSRSGGGGEMDEEMQEFFRRFFGQPLPGNPRPGPRPNRPQPQEEERPRGVGSGFILTADGYVMTNAHVIEDASEILVTLTDKREFKAKLIGADKRSDVAVVKIEATGLPVVKVGDISKLRVGEWVMAIGSPFGLENTVTAGIVSAKQRDTGDLVPLIQTDVAINPGNSGGPLINLRGEVVGINSQIYSRSGGYMGISFSIPIDEAIRVSDQLRTTGRVSRGLIGVTIGSVSKDVAESLGLGKARGAVVSSVVPGSAADKAGVREGDIITKYGEKVIETPSDLSRSVASTKPGVKSTLTVFRNGSSRELSITVAEGDPETKPTSKRQSDREEPQAKPSSTAGKSIGLVVSDLTDAQKKELKARGVRIDAATDAAARAGLREGDVILSVGNIEVTSVKEFESALAKADKNKPLSVLFRRGEWAQYALIRPAR
- the lepA gene encoding translation elongation factor 4 — translated: MNHIRNFSIIAHIDHGKSTLADRLIQRCGGLAERDMEAQVLDSMDIEKERGITIKAQTAALHYKALDGQVYNLNLIDTPGHVDFSYEVSRSLSACEGALLVVDASQGVEAQTVANCYTALDLGVEVVPVLNKMDLPNADPDNARKEVEDVIGIDATDAIPCSAKTGLGIEEILEAIVHKMPPPRGNPDGPLRAMIVDSWFDPYVGVVMLVRVVDGRLVKGERIKMMASGAMYNADNIGVFTPANEPRASLEAGEVGYIIAGIKELQAAKVGDTVTLIKPGTGGAAATATEALPGFKEIQPQVFAGLYPTEASEYDSLRDALEKLKLNDSSLRYEPEVSQALGFGFRCGFLGLLHMEIVQERLEREFDQDLITTAPSVVYQVVRNDGEVIMVENPSKMPDVGKMSEIREPIVTVHLYMPQEYVGAVMTLANQKRGVQMNMAYHGRQVMLTYEMPLGEIVLDFFDKLKSVSRGYASMDYEFKEYRASDVVKVDILLNGEKVDALSIIVHRTQSQYRGRAVVSKMREIISRQMFDVAIQAAIGVNIIARETIKALRKNVLAKCYGGDITRKKKLLEKQKAGKKRMKQIGSVEVPQEAFLAILQVED